A single region of the Thermodesulfatator indicus DSM 15286 genome encodes:
- a CDS encoding TrbI/VirB10 family protein codes for MINKLREKFENLDPEKKQQIIRILLVLGVIIIAFYAYQSRNQEPVQKKKEQPGFKEVQPRLGYLEKSLYYETTARVKALEKRLDRLSLELKAINQKLSEQNQSQKSDTFKEIESLRREIESLRKGQPVSGISPGFSAPPPPGGKSSETVRKKPQILGDIGHSASPAEKGLSEQKKKKKNGSEESVYLPPSLIEADLISGFAAPTMEAAKTEPVRAFLRLRDLAILPNEVKQDLKGCFVIAEVRGNLADERAHLRLLRLSCIARDGASVIDEKVKGFVVDEDGKIGLRGRVVTRAGALLARSFIASFLQGFGEAYEQSAYDLTTTATGQIRTLNPGNAVRTGVGKGIASASQNLSRFYLDMARQAFPVIEVGAEKRVVVVFDEGVELHIKKHCLGGKDGCLKTKDKILSLAGL; via the coding sequence ATGATCAATAAACTCCGGGAAAAATTTGAAAATCTGGATCCCGAAAAGAAACAGCAAATCATAAGAATCCTTCTGGTCCTGGGAGTAATTATTATTGCCTTTTATGCCTATCAATCGAGAAACCAGGAACCCGTTCAAAAAAAGAAGGAACAACCCGGCTTTAAAGAAGTCCAGCCGAGACTCGGATACCTGGAAAAATCCCTTTATTACGAGACAACGGCCCGGGTCAAGGCACTGGAAAAACGACTGGATCGTTTGAGCCTTGAATTGAAAGCCATTAATCAAAAACTGAGTGAGCAAAATCAGTCGCAAAAATCCGATACTTTTAAAGAAATAGAATCCCTTCGCAGGGAAATAGAAAGTTTGAGAAAAGGACAACCGGTAAGCGGTATATCACCCGGATTTTCCGCACCTCCTCCCCCGGGAGGAAAATCTTCCGAAACCGTTCGTAAAAAACCTCAGATCCTGGGAGATATAGGACATTCCGCTTCCCCTGCGGAAAAAGGTCTTTCCGAACAAAAGAAAAAGAAAAAAAACGGGAGTGAAGAAAGTGTTTATCTTCCTCCGTCACTGATAGAGGCGGATCTTATTTCCGGTTTTGCCGCACCGACAATGGAAGCCGCAAAAACCGAACCTGTTCGGGCATTTTTGAGATTGAGAGATCTCGCCATACTGCCAAATGAAGTTAAACAGGACCTCAAAGGTTGTTTTGTCATCGCCGAAGTACGCGGTAATCTGGCAGATGAAAGAGCGCATCTTCGTCTCTTACGTCTTTCCTGCATTGCACGCGACGGGGCTTCGGTCATAGACGAAAAGGTAAAGGGATTCGTGGTCGATGAAGACGGGAAGATCGGTCTCAGGGGCCGCGTGGTCACCAGAGCAGGCGCCCTTCTGGCCAGATCCTTTATCGCAAGTTTTCTTCAGGGATTCGGAGAAGCATACGAACAGTCTGCCTACGATCTTACTACAACGGCTACGGGACAGATCCGTACCCTGAATCCGGGTAATGCGGTTAGAACAGGTGTCGGTAAGGGGATAGCTTCCGCCTCTCAAAATCTTTCCCGGTTCTACCTGGATATGGCCCGCCAGGCCTTCCCGGTAATAGAAGTGGGAGCCGAAAAAAGGGTGGTAGTCGTATTTGATGAAGGAGTTGAATTACATATCAAAAAACACTGCCTCGGAGGTAAAGATGGCTGTCTTAAAACAAAAGACAAAATACTTTCCCTCGCGGGACTATAA
- a CDS encoding putative toxin-antitoxin system toxin component, PIN family has protein sequence MRVVFDTNVLIAAFLTEGLCSVLLTRARRKEFELFVCPTILEEFERILLHKIKAPRALVREALEMILEASEVIHPTKKIQGVCRDQDDDQILACALSAKVDYLVSGDKDLLEIGSIEGLKIISPRELEAFFED, from the coding sequence ATGAGAGTGGTCTTTGACACCAATGTCTTGATAGCGGCATTCCTCACTGAGGGATTATGCTCGGTGCTCCTTACCCGTGCCCGCCGAAAAGAATTCGAGCTTTTCGTCTGCCCGACGATTCTTGAGGAGTTCGAAAGGATACTTTTACACAAGATCAAAGCTCCCCGGGCCCTTGTTAGAGAAGCCCTTGAGATGATACTGGAAGCCTCGGAGGTCATTCATCCCACTAAAAAGATTCAAGGGGTTTGCCGAGACCAGGACGATGATCAGATTCTAGCTTGCGCCCTTTCAGCTAAAGTCGATTATCTCGTAAGCGGAGACAAAGACCTTCTGGAAATTGGCAGCATTGAAGGGCTAAAAATTATTTCTCCCCGAGAACTTGAAGCCTTTTTCGAGGATTAA
- a CDS encoding conjugal transfer protein TraH produces the protein MTLRLKIVFLLFLLLFLKTAAHADWVEDWLNNSVTSYTGPSYIEAGRRGYLSFGSVSTRTLMTTDRLITFTPPSINFGCGGIDIFMGGFSFLDFDYLVDKFQRIISAAPAFAFEYALRSICEQCGTIVDAMNAAQDLLNSLQLNDCQASRWLGYYLASKAGFNPEAQKEKTKTEASKLATLAGTVRSWKDWLDQHLKTVAVPGQLSSTENQELNRDCPSYINDLLNSGSLIHYVYQTRFSTYGQELEAVLRGYLGDVVFYQNNGRWMVNVIPGCGSKNVSNPLEVLITGKTLVNPLKTSPSSPLDITLGTQQCTEYQSFFPNAKPLIDIIKDTLESAYIKTINHQALTPTEMNLMAMLPAPVYNYIKQLYIYDAPTFALTHISDIAAEGFAYTLLTMVYAEAQKAASVINEYLNRCENELSADKSCIICTQGEGLRAYLKAFQTTIIDKIKNARSNWEDVVDKLSSHADLIQVLRETSTEAIRSQLLEYDSPRKGGNQ, from the coding sequence ATGACTTTGCGACTAAAAATAGTCTTCCTCCTGTTTTTACTTCTATTTCTGAAAACTGCAGCTCACGCCGACTGGGTTGAAGACTGGCTCAATAACTCCGTTACCTCCTATACCGGCCCCTCATATATCGAGGCCGGACGCCGCGGCTACCTCTCCTTCGGCTCCGTCTCAACCCGTACCCTTATGACCACCGATCGCCTCATTACCTTTACCCCTCCCTCAATTAACTTCGGATGCGGCGGTATAGATATATTCATGGGTGGCTTCTCATTCCTTGATTTCGATTACCTTGTGGATAAATTCCAGCGCATAATCTCCGCAGCTCCGGCCTTCGCCTTTGAATACGCCCTACGCTCAATCTGCGAACAGTGCGGTACCATTGTTGATGCCATGAATGCGGCTCAGGACCTGCTTAACTCTCTCCAGCTAAACGACTGCCAGGCCTCGCGCTGGCTCGGCTACTATCTGGCCTCTAAAGCGGGCTTTAACCCGGAAGCGCAAAAAGAAAAAACCAAAACCGAAGCCTCTAAACTGGCAACACTTGCCGGAACCGTCAGGAGCTGGAAAGATTGGCTGGATCAACATCTAAAAACCGTCGCTGTCCCCGGACAGCTCTCCTCTACCGAAAACCAGGAACTTAATAGAGATTGCCCCTCCTACATAAATGATCTCCTTAATTCAGGATCCCTTATCCATTACGTGTATCAGACAAGATTCTCAACTTACGGACAGGAGCTGGAAGCCGTCCTCAGAGGATATCTCGGCGATGTGGTTTTCTATCAGAACAACGGCCGCTGGATGGTAAATGTAATACCCGGTTGCGGAAGTAAAAATGTATCCAACCCCCTTGAGGTTCTTATAACCGGAAAAACCCTGGTAAATCCCCTTAAAACAAGCCCGTCGTCTCCTCTTGATATAACCCTGGGAACACAGCAATGTACCGAATACCAATCCTTCTTCCCGAACGCAAAACCCCTTATTGATATAATCAAAGATACCCTGGAGTCGGCTTACATAAAAACTATCAATCATCAGGCCCTTACTCCGACGGAAATGAATCTTATGGCTATGCTCCCGGCTCCCGTTTACAACTACATAAAACAACTCTATATCTATGATGCCCCTACCTTCGCTCTAACCCACATCTCGGATATTGCTGCTGAAGGATTTGCATATACCCTCCTCACTATGGTCTACGCAGAGGCCCAGAAAGCCGCCTCTGTTATCAACGAATACCTCAATAGATGCGAAAATGAACTCTCCGCCGATAAGTCATGCATCATCTGTACCCAGGGAGAAGGTCTCAGGGCCTATCTGAAAGCCTTTCAAACGACCATCATTGATAAAATCAAAAACGCCAGATCAAACTGGGAAGATGTCGTGGACAAGCTCTCTTCGCATGCTGATCTAATTCAGGTCCTGCGCGAAACTTCAACCGAAGCCATAAGATCTCAACTTCTTGAATATGATTCACCCCGTAAGGGAGGTAACCAGTAA
- a CDS encoding conjugal transfer protein TraF produces the protein MSRTALLIIILFLLFQTPVWAGWYSAEPPATGHRGWYAYEKYKKTQETKQNSGERPVRQPKIHWPTYEEVLKMKPSDLKKWLQKATEEAVADPSEKNVTRWAIYMKAAREKSVRFAGSLSFVLLKHPELSYAPDFPITYQASRALSRARYLKINSFLQKIRDRFALILLVSSRSPLSEPAQKICRKFADETGWKLVVVDADSRPDIAKRLGAKYVPQAFIISRDPGISPLPVMAGAEALPVLRQNVYTVARIALGEISPAEFGTHSVSGLVPAKQH, from the coding sequence ATGTCCCGTACCGCTCTTCTAATCATTATTTTATTTTTATTATTTCAGACCCCTGTCTGGGCGGGATGGTACTCGGCCGAACCTCCTGCTACCGGCCACAGGGGCTGGTACGCCTATGAAAAATACAAAAAAACTCAGGAGACAAAACAAAACTCAGGCGAACGGCCCGTCCGCCAACCGAAAATCCACTGGCCTACCTATGAAGAGGTCCTGAAGATGAAACCCTCGGACCTCAAAAAATGGCTACAAAAGGCTACAGAAGAAGCCGTAGCTGATCCCTCAGAAAAAAATGTGACCCGCTGGGCTATATATATGAAAGCTGCCCGGGAAAAATCCGTACGCTTTGCGGGTTCTCTGTCCTTTGTACTCCTGAAACACCCGGAACTCTCTTACGCTCCAGATTTCCCGATTACCTATCAGGCCTCACGCGCTCTCTCCCGGGCCAGGTACCTGAAAATAAACTCCTTCCTGCAAAAAATAAGAGACCGGTTCGCCCTGATTCTTCTTGTTTCCAGCCGTTCACCCCTTTCCGAACCGGCCCAAAAAATCTGCCGTAAATTTGCGGATGAAACCGGCTGGAAACTGGTAGTCGTGGATGCCGACTCGCGTCCGGATATAGCAAAACGTCTGGGAGCTAAATATGTCCCTCAGGCCTTTATTATCTCACGTGATCCGGGAATTTCGCCTTTACCGGTTATGGCCGGAGCCGAGGCCCTTCCGGTGCTGCGGCAAAACGTCTACACCGTCGCCCGTATCGCCCTCGGTGAAATCTCTCCCGCCGAATTCGGTACCCATAGCGTCAGCGGACTCGTCCCGGCAAAACAGCATTAA
- a CDS encoding TraV family lipoprotein: MTPYRSDFSCPPTYSGICASPIDAYNDSVNDIDPRQFDPRWQKKRKKWEEKNKELLEARKQAALKKQESSAEAPNYRAELFRELRDLIEAPETPVVIPPKIVRALVLGTPDGKMYVAPHYVFFMLDEPRWVLRKIPERLIPASFTVSTSQKSRTAGEVRVNAK, translated from the coding sequence ATGACTCCATACAGGAGTGATTTTTCCTGCCCTCCAACCTATAGCGGGATTTGTGCTTCCCCCATTGATGCGTATAACGATTCGGTAAATGATATTGACCCCAGGCAGTTTGATCCGCGATGGCAGAAAAAACGTAAAAAATGGGAAGAAAAAAATAAAGAACTACTTGAAGCCAGAAAACAGGCAGCTCTGAAAAAACAGGAATCTTCGGCCGAGGCCCCGAACTACCGGGCCGAACTATTCAGAGAACTCAGAGACCTTATTGAAGCGCCTGAAACTCCGGTGGTCATACCGCCTAAAATCGTGCGGGCCCTCGTTCTGGGAACACCTGATGGAAAAATGTATGTTGCTCCTCATTATGTGTTTTTTATGCTTGATGAACCCCGCTGGGTACTCAGGAAAATACCCGAAAGGCTGATTCCGGCATCGTTTACCGTTTCTACTTCCCAAAAGTCGAGGACTGCCGGGGAGGTTCGGGTAAATGCAAAATGA
- a CDS encoding ribbon-helix-helix protein, CopG family, whose product MRAVLSVSLPEKLARELEAFARETGRNKSDIVRESVSLYLWEARMKRLKKQLRPMAKKAGLLTEEDIFEQIS is encoded by the coding sequence ATGCGAGCGGTTTTGTCTGTGAGCCTTCCCGAAAAATTGGCCAGGGAACTGGAGGCCTTTGCCAGGGAAACGGGGCGTAACAAAAGCGATATCGTGCGAGAATCGGTGAGCCTTTACCTCTGGGAAGCACGTATGAAACGCCTCAAAAAGCAGCTCAGGCCCATGGCTAAAAAGGCGGGCTTATTGACGGAAGAGGATATTTTTGAGCAAATCTCATGA
- a CDS encoding S26 family signal peptidase encodes MLSGNKKFPLSFIMFTSCVLSIFLISQKLIFSATPSAGVRFMLRHPCPSVLHRFDLVEIYPPENDPFVPDGIKLVKHAACFPGEKIVREGKRFFCLTREGLRLDLGPIKFRAKDGRPLTPWLSDGASSVIPEGYLFVIGDKSPHSYDSRYFGPISRKRVISCPVPLF; translated from the coding sequence ATGTTATCCGGAAATAAAAAATTCCCGCTATCATTTATTATGTTTACTTCCTGTGTTCTATCTATATTCCTTATATCCCAAAAATTAATATTTTCCGCTACTCCCTCGGCGGGAGTACGTTTTATGCTCAGGCACCCCTGTCCATCCGTTCTTCACAGGTTTGATCTGGTGGAAATCTATCCTCCTGAAAACGACCCTTTCGTTCCCGACGGAATCAAACTCGTTAAACACGCCGCCTGCTTCCCGGGGGAAAAGATCGTCCGGGAAGGCAAACGTTTTTTCTGTCTTACCCGTGAAGGCCTGAGACTCGATCTCGGACCCATAAAGTTTCGCGCAAAAGACGGCCGCCCCCTCACCCCCTGGCTTTCCGATGGGGCCTCATCCGTTATACCGGAAGGATATCTCTTCGTAATAGGGGATAAATCTCCTCATTCCTACGATTCCCGATACTTCGGTCCAATATCCCGAAAGAGGGTTATCTCATGTCCCGTACCGCTCTTCTAA